One window of Saccharopolyspora phatthalungensis genomic DNA carries:
- the gatB gene encoding Asp-tRNA(Asn)/Glu-tRNA(Gln) amidotransferase subunit GatB — translation MTAVAEIMDYDEVLARFDPVLGLEVHVELSTRTKMFCGCANAFGAEPNTLVCPVCLGLPGSLPVVNGRAVEAAIRIGLALNCRVAEWCRFARKNYFYPDMPKNFQTSQYDEPIVFDGHLDVVLDDGETFRVEIERAHMEEDTGKSLHVGGSTGRIHGADYSLLDYNRAGVPLIEIVTKPIVGAGARAPEVARAYVTALRDLLRALDVSDVRMDQGSLRCDANVSLMPKGSSEFGTRTETKNVNSLRSVERAVRFEMQRHAAVLSSGGSILQETRHFDESTGTTSAGRRKETSEDYRYFPEPDLVPIAPSRKWVEELGKTLPELPWERRKRAQEQWGLSDEELRDLVNAGALELVAQTVDAGAPAGDARSWWVSYLAQQANTRGVELADLEITPKQLARVIELVAEGKLTNKLARQVVDGVLAGEGEPDDVVAARGLEVVSDDSALQTAIDEALAAQPDIADKIRGGKVQAAGAIVGAVMKATKGQADAKRVRELVLAACGQ, via the coding sequence GTGACCGCCGTCGCCGAGATCATGGATTACGACGAGGTCCTCGCGCGGTTCGACCCGGTGCTCGGGCTCGAAGTGCACGTCGAGCTCTCCACCAGGACCAAGATGTTCTGCGGCTGCGCCAACGCCTTCGGCGCGGAGCCGAACACCCTGGTCTGCCCGGTGTGCCTGGGCCTGCCGGGCTCGTTGCCGGTGGTCAACGGCAGGGCCGTGGAGGCGGCCATCCGGATCGGGCTGGCGCTGAACTGCCGGGTCGCCGAGTGGTGTCGGTTCGCCCGGAAGAACTACTTCTACCCGGACATGCCGAAGAACTTCCAGACCTCGCAGTACGACGAGCCGATCGTCTTCGACGGTCACCTTGACGTGGTGCTGGACGACGGCGAGACCTTCCGGGTCGAGATCGAGCGGGCGCACATGGAGGAGGACACCGGCAAGTCCTTGCACGTGGGCGGCAGCACCGGGCGCATCCACGGCGCGGACTACTCGCTGCTGGACTACAACCGGGCCGGGGTGCCGCTGATCGAGATCGTCACCAAGCCGATCGTCGGCGCGGGCGCGCGGGCCCCCGAGGTGGCCCGCGCCTATGTCACGGCACTGCGGGATCTGCTGCGCGCGTTGGACGTTTCCGACGTGCGGATGGACCAGGGCTCGCTGCGCTGCGACGCGAACGTGTCGCTGATGCCGAAGGGCTCTTCGGAGTTCGGCACCCGCACCGAGACGAAGAACGTCAACTCGCTGCGCAGCGTGGAGCGCGCGGTGCGCTTCGAGATGCAGCGGCACGCCGCGGTGCTCTCCTCGGGTGGCTCGATCTTGCAGGAGACCCGGCACTTCGACGAGTCCACCGGCACCACGTCGGCGGGCCGCCGCAAGGAGACCTCCGAGGACTACCGCTACTTCCCGGAGCCCGACCTGGTGCCGATCGCGCCGTCCCGGAAGTGGGTCGAGGAGCTAGGCAAGACCCTGCCGGAGCTGCCCTGGGAACGACGCAAGCGCGCCCAGGAGCAGTGGGGGCTCTCCGACGAGGAGTTGCGCGACCTGGTCAACGCCGGGGCGCTGGAGCTGGTGGCGCAGACCGTCGACGCGGGCGCACCCGCCGGCGATGCCCGGTCCTGGTGGGTTTCGTACCTGGCGCAGCAGGCCAACACCCGCGGCGTCGAGCTCGCCGACCTGGAGATCACCCCGAAGCAGCTGGCGCGGGTGATCGAGTTGGTGGCGGAGGGCAAGCTGACCAACAAGCTGGCCCGCCAGGTCGTCGACGGGGTGCTAGCCGGTGAGGGCGAGCCGGACGACGTGGTCGCGGCCCGCGGCCTGGAGGTCGTGTCCGACGACTCGGCGCTGCAGACCGCGATCGACGAGGCGCTGGCGGCGCAGCCGGACATCGCGGACAAGATCCGCGGCGGCAAGGTGCAGGCCGCCGGTGCGATCGTCGGCGCGGTCATGAAGGCCACCAAGGGCCAGGCCGACGCGAAGCGGGTCCGCGAACTCGTCCTGGCCGCCTGCGGCCAGTAG